The following proteins are co-located in the Neomonachus schauinslandi chromosome 8, ASM220157v2, whole genome shotgun sequence genome:
- the LOC110583444 gene encoding LOW QUALITY PROTEIN: protein phosphatase 1 regulatory subunit 14B-like (The sequence of the model RefSeq protein was modified relative to this genomic sequence to represent the inferred CDS: inserted 1 base in 1 codon; deleted 1 base in 1 codon) gives MLQLPPGAPAAAXRRGAARSRARELTRASVPEPAGGRPGGGGAGRGPTAHVAPAAAMADSGPAGGAALAAPAPGPGSGGPGPRVYFQSPPGAAGEGPGGADDEGPVRRQGKVTVKYDRKELRKRLNLEEWILEQLTRLYDCQEEEIPELEIDVDELLDMESDDTRAARVKELLVDCYKPTEAFISGLLDKIRGMQKLSTPQKK, from the exons ATGCTGCAGCTGCCCCCgggcgcccccgccgccg ctcgCCGCGGAGCCGCGCGGAGCCGAGCCCGCGAGCTAACCCGAGCCAGCGTCCCGGAGCCAGCCGGCGGGCGTCCCGGAGGTGGCGGCGCAGGGAGGGGCCCGACG GCGCACGTGGCCCCGGCGGCCGCCATGGCGGACAGCGGCCCCGCGGGGGGCGCGGCGTTGGCGGCCCCGGCCCCCGGGCCGGGCAGTGGTGGCCCAGGGCCCCGCGTCTACTTTCAGAGCCCCCCTGGGGCTGCAGGCGAGGGCCCGGGCGGCGCGGACGACGAGGGCCCAGTGAGGCGCCAAGGGAAGGTCACGGTCAAGTACGACCGCAAGGAGCTACGGAAGCGCCTCAACCTAGAGGAGTGGATCCTGGAGCAGCTCACTCGCCTCTACGACTGCCAGGAAGAGGAGATCCCGGAGTTGGAGATTGATGTGGACGAACTCCTGGACATGGAGAGTGATGATACCCGGGCTGCCAGGGTCAAGGAGCTGCTGGTTGACTGTTACAAACCCACTGAGGCCTTCATCTCTGGCCTGCTGGACAAGATCCGGGGCATGCAGAAGCTGAGCACACCCCAGAAGAAGTAA